In one Gossypium hirsutum isolate 1008001.06 chromosome D09, Gossypium_hirsutum_v2.1, whole genome shotgun sequence genomic region, the following are encoded:
- the LOC107892284 gene encoding polygalacturonase-like isoform X1 — translation MAPHLNIVPSMFVLLLLFISASKVQSGAIDVVAKFGAKADGKTDLSKPFLDAWKEACASVTPSTVVIPKGTYLLSKVNLEGPCKAPIEINVQGTIKAPADPGAFKDPNWVRFYSIENFKMSGGGIFDGQGSIAYEKNKDPHNRAFRVKLPVNIRFDFVTNALIQDITSKDSKLFHVNVFACKNITLERFTVEAPADSPNTDGIHMGKSDGVNIIGCEIKTGDDCISIGDGTKNLDIKDITCGPGHGISIGSLGKYPNEEPVEGVKVTNCTITNTSNGARIKTWPGESPGIVSDVHFEDIIVNNVSSPILIDQKYCPWSKCKINEESKVKLSNISFKNIRGTSALPEAVKFICSGSSPCQNVELADIDIKHTGPEPATSQCLNVKPKTSGKLNPTPCSSPVPKTLSATA, via the exons ATGGCACCACACCTTAATATTGTTCCTTCCATGTTTgtgcttttattattattcatttcagCCTCTAAAGTTCAATCAGGCGCTATTGATGTTGTTGCCAAGTTTGGCGCAAAAGCTGACGGGAAAACGGATCTGAGTAAG cCATTTTTGGATGCTTGGAAAGAAGCATGTGCCTCTGTAACCCCATCAACAGTTGTGATTCCTAAAGGGACATATTTATTATCAAAAGTAAACTTAGAAGGTCCATGCAAGGCTCCTATTGAGATTAATGTTCAGGGCACTATAAAGGCTCCGGCTGATCCTGGTGCTTTCAAGGACCCTAATTGGGTTAGATTCTATAgtattgaaaatttcaaaatgtcCGGCGGAGGAATTTTCGATGGTCAGGGAAGCATTGCTTATGAGAAGAATAAAGATCCCCACAATCGTGCATTTCGTGTCAAACTCCCCGTT AATATAAGGTTTGACTTTGTGACCAACGCATTGATACAAGATATAACTAGCAAAGACAGTAAACTATTCCACGTTaatgtttttgcatgcaaaaacattACCCTCGAACGTTTCACGGTAGAGGCACCGGCAGATAGCCCAAACACAGATGGGATTCACATGGGCAAATCAGACGGCGTAAATATTATTGGATGTGAGATTAAAACTGGTGATGATTGTATTTCTATCGGAGATggcactaaaaatttggacatAAAAGATATAACTTGTGGACCAGGACATGGTATAAGTATCGGTAGTCTTGGAAAGTACCCAAATGAAGAGCCAGTTGAGGGAGTTAAAGTCACAAACTGCACCATCACTAATACTTCGAATGGAGCTCGAATCAAAACTTGGCCAGGCGAATCTCCTGGGATAGTATCAGATGTACATTTTGAGGATATTATCGTGAATAATGTCTCTTCCCCTATCCTAATTGATCAAAAATATTGCCCATGGAGTAAATGCAAGATAAAT GAAGAATCGAAAGTTAAACTAAGCAAcattagcttcaagaacatccgTGGCACATCTGCGCTTCCAGAAGCTGTCAAGTTTATTTGCAGCGGTTCTTCGCCATGTCAAAATGTGGAACTTGCAGACATTGATATTAAGCACACCGGACCTGAACCCGCAACATCCCAATGTTTGAATGTCAAGCCTAAAACTAGTGGCAAATTAAACCCGACTCCATGTTCCAGCCCTGTCCCAAAAACCCTAAGTGCCACCGCTTAA
- the LOC121221131 gene encoding polygalacturonase-like, whose product MAPHLNIVPSMFVLLLLFISASKVQSGAIDVVAKFGAKADGKTDLSKPFLDAWKEACASVTPSTVVIPKGTYLLSKVNLEGPCKAPIEINVQGTIKAPADPGAFKDPNWVRFYSIENFKMSGGGIFDGQGSIAYEKNKDPHNRAFRVKLPVNIRFDFVTNALIQDITSKDSKLFHVNVFACKNITLERFTVEAPADSPNTDGIHMGKSDGVNIIGCEIKTGDDCISIGDGTKNLDIKDITCGPGHGISIGSLGKYPNEEPVEGVKVTNCTITNTSNGARIKTWPGESPGIVSDVHFEDIIVNNVSSPILIDQKYCPWSKCKINEESKVKLSNISFKNIRGTSALPEAVKFICSGSSPCQNVELADIDIKHTGPEPATSQCLNVKPKTSGKLNPTPCSSPVPKTLSATA is encoded by the exons ATGGCACCACACCTTAATATTGTTCCTTCCATGTTTgtgcttttattattattcatttcagCCTCTAAAGTTCAATCAGGCGCTATTGATGTTGTTGCCAAGTTTGGCGCAAAAGCTGACGGGAAAACGGATCTGAGTAAG cCATTTTTGGATGCTTGGAAAGAAGCATGTGCCTCTGTAACCCCATCAACAGTTGTGATTCCTAAAGGGACATATTTATTATCAAAAGTAAACTTAGAAGGTCCATGCAAGGCTCCTATTGAGATTAATGTTCAGGGCACTATAAAGGCTCCGGCTGATCCTGGTGCTTTCAAGGACCCTAATTGGGTTAGATTCTATAgtattgaaaatttcaaaatgtcCGGCGGAGGAATTTTCGATGGTCAGGGAAGCATTGCTTATGAGAAGAATAAAGATCCCCACAATCGTGCATTTCGTGTCAAACTCCCCGTT AATATAAGGTTTGACTTTGTGACCAACGCATTGATACAAGATATAACTAGCAAAGACAGTAAACTATTCCACGTTaatgtttttgcatgcaaaaacattACCCTCGAACGTTTCACGGTAGAGGCACCGGCAGATAGCCCAAACACAGATGGGATTCACATGGGCAAATCAGACGGCGTAAATATTATTGGATGTGAGATTAAAACTGGTGATGATTGTATTTCTATCGGAGATggcactaaaaatttggacatAAAAGATATAACTTGTGGACCAGGACATGGTATAAGTATCGGTAGTCTTGGAAAGTACCCAAATGAAGAGCCAGTTGAGGGAGTTAAAGTCACAAACTGCACCATTACTAATACTTCGAATGGAGCTCGAATCAAAACTTGGCCAGGCGAATCTCCTGGGATAGTATCAGATGTACATTTTGAGGATATTATCGTGAATAATGTCTCTTCCCCTATCCTAATTGATCAAAAATATTGCCCATGGAGTAAATGCAAGATAAAT GAAGAATCGAAAGTTAAACTAAGCAAcattagcttcaagaacatccgTGGCACATCTGCGCTTCCAGAAGCTGTCAAGTTTATTTGCAGCGGTTCTTCGCCATGTCAAAATGTGGAACTTGCAGACATTGATATTAAGCACACCGGACCTGAACCCGCAACATCCCAATGTTTGAATGTCAAGCCTAAAACTAGTGGCAAATTAAACCCGACTCCATGTTCCAGCCCTGTCCCAAAAACCCTAAGTGCCACCGCTTAA
- the LOC107892283 gene encoding phosphatidylinositol 4-kinase alpha 2-like, giving the protein MSREKLRRAALPPVQENSSFLELLPIVRQHIIDGFTPKALDVFRREFDFFDKVTSISGVLFPLPKEERRAGIRRELEKIQVQGDDLYLPTAPNKLVR; this is encoded by the exons ATGTCAAGAGAAAAACTAAGAAGAGCCGCACTTCCTCCTGTTCAAGAG AATAGTTCATTTCTAGAACTGTTACCAATTGTTCGACAACATATTATTGATGGTTTCACGCCGAAGGCCCTTGATGTATTTCGAAGAGAATTTGATTTCTTTGACAAAGTTACATCCATTTCTGGTGTCCTATTTCCTCTTCCAAAGGAGGAACGCCGGGCTGGCATCAGGAG GGAGTTGGAGAAAATTCAAGTGCAGGGAGATGACCTTTATTTGCCAACTGCTCCTAATAAACTTGTCCGTTAA